One genomic region from Quercus robur chromosome 4, dhQueRobu3.1, whole genome shotgun sequence encodes:
- the LOC126722509 gene encoding F-box/kelch-repeat protein At3g23880-like, with the protein MTEYLPCDVFLEILHRLPVKSLIRFRCVSKSWNSLITSPAFINSNLTRSHSNSNKLIVKYSDLNMVYELIHEEDNENNDLSSEQIQELELPNSFGRDFKLVGYVNGLFCLEPGRYIQQKTRQKPLVEVYSVNEGSWRITSGRDSYPPGVDISDCSMSTAVSLNGAVFFAANRCDAWSSIVLSFDLGDEVFRVISLPNGNFKFEHGIHILVFKGLLSLICHEYMSERCSVFVMKEYGVVDSWTKLFTIDLNRQFCRVLGFRKNGHLLVQNEVLLGWELCSYDPESQQVKKLGFCRSSCYSFADNYVENLFLLDKSNDAVSKWNVSKKRKCR; encoded by the exons ATGACGGAGTATCTGCCATGCGATGTGTTTCTGGAGATCCTGCATAGACTACCCGTGAAATCCCTAATCCGATTCAGGTGCGTATCCAAATCATGGAACTCTCTAATCACAAGTCCTGCCTTCATCAATTCCAATCTCACTCGATCACACTCCAATTCCAACAAATTAATTGTTAAGTATTCGGATCTCAACATGGTTTACGAATTAATTCACGAAGAAGACAATGAAAATAATGACTTGTCATCTGAACAAATTCAAGAACTTGAGTTGCCGAATAGTTTTGGTCGCGATTTTAAATTAGTCGGTTACGTTAATGGATTGTTTTGCCTTGAACCAGGCCGCTATATT CAACAAAAAACGCGCCAAAAACCTCTGGTTGAGGTTTACTCTGTTAACGAGGGATCTTGGAGAATAACGAGTGGTAGGGACTCGTATCCGCCTGGAGTTGATATCAGTGACTGTTCCATGTCAACAGCAGTTTCTTTAAATGGAGCTGTTTTTTTTGCTGCAAATCGGTGTGATGCCTGGAGTTCAATAGTTTTGTCATTTGATTTGGGTGATGAGGTTTTCCGCGTGATATCCTTGCCAAATGGTAATTTCAAATTTGAGCATGGTATTCATATCTTGGTATTCAAGGGATTGCTTTCTCTAATATGCCATGAGTATATGAGTGAGCGTTGTTCTGTTTTTGTGATGAAAGAGTATGGCGTTGTTGATTCTTGGACTAAACTGTTCACTATTGACCTCAATAGGCAATTCTGTAGAGTGTTAGGTTTCCGGAAGAATGGTCATTTATTAGTGCAGAACGAAGTATTACTTGGTTGGGAGCTCTGTTCATATGACCCTGAGAGCCAACAAGTGAAGAAGTTGGGGTTTTGTAGAAGCTCATGTTATTCTTTTGCTGATAATTATGTGGAGAATCTTTTCTTACTTGACAAATCAAATGATGCAGTTTCCAAGTGGAATGTGAGCAAGAAGAGAAAGTGCAGATAA